One genomic segment of Flavobacteriales bacterium includes these proteins:
- a CDS encoding Crp/Fnr family transcriptional regulator — MKLLTDLKHLIDFHNFSDSDLQSEIFSSSIIETIHKNDVVIREGQFIKWFIIVLEGKIRVWHESDNKQVTLYKIGKFETCAYSIVAIEKQYQALVNAIVVSDTATILKIPLSNLKEWKKYHSWQKFMSETLIGKYENLLDCIHKLAFKKVDERLLEFLRKVSEKTKSDTINISHNKLANEIGSTREVVSRTLKDFEKKGNVELDFKKIKLKKI; from the coding sequence ATGAAACTGCTAACTGACTTAAAGCATTTAATAGATTTCCATAATTTTTCGGATAGTGACCTACAATCAGAAATATTTTCTTCTTCCATTATTGAAACCATTCATAAAAATGATGTAGTAATTAGAGAAGGCCAATTTATTAAATGGTTCATCATAGTTCTAGAAGGAAAGATTAGGGTTTGGCATGAATCTGATAATAAACAAGTAACTCTATACAAAATCGGTAAATTCGAAACTTGTGCTTATTCTATAGTGGCTATTGAAAAACAATATCAAGCTTTGGTCAATGCTATTGTAGTCAGTGATACCGCTACAATTCTTAAAATACCTTTAAGCAATCTCAAAGAATGGAAAAAATATCACTCATGGCAGAAATTTATGAGCGAAACTCTTATTGGGAAGTATGAAAATTTACTTGACTGTATTCATAAGCTGGCTTTCAAAAAAGTAGATGAGCGACTGCTAGAGTTTCTTAGAAAGGTCTCTGAAAAGACAAAATCAGACACAATTAACATTTCCCATAATAAACTAGCCAACGAAATTGGTTCAACTAGAGAGGTCGTTTCAAGAACCTTAAAGGATTTTGAGAAAAAAGGAAATGTTGAATTAGACTTTAAAAAAATAAAACTAAAAAAAATATAA
- a CDS encoding nicotinamide mononucleotide transporter, with product MELFSIIEVFAVIFGLIYIWLLIKERIECWIFGILGSLLSIFLFVHTKLYSEAILYSYYVFMGFYGYYLWNRKGKDDSLLRISDVNPINHVYYILSSCAIALSLAWFFNAYTDAERPYIDAFTTIFSFLATFLEAKKILSTWKYWIVINGVTIGLYIDKGLDLYAGLILVYFIMSFVGYFKWKNLMA from the coding sequence TTGGAGTTATTTTCTATCATAGAAGTTTTTGCAGTTATTTTTGGACTGATATACATATGGCTGTTAATTAAAGAGAGAATTGAGTGTTGGATTTTTGGCATATTGGGCTCTTTATTAAGCATCTTTTTATTCGTCCATACTAAGTTGTATTCTGAGGCTATATTGTATTCTTATTATGTATTTATGGGGTTCTATGGCTATTATTTATGGAATCGGAAAGGAAAAGACGACTCCCTTTTAAGAATTAGTGATGTGAATCCAATCAATCATGTCTATTATATTTTATCATCTTGTGCAATAGCACTTTCTTTGGCTTGGTTTTTCAATGCTTATACAGATGCGGAGCGTCCATATATCGATGCCTTCACTACTATTTTTAGTTTTCTTGCTACCTTTCTTGAAGCAAAAAAGATTTTATCTACTTGGAAATATTGGATAGTTATTAATGGAGTTACTATTGGGCTTTATATTGACAAAGGATTAGATCTTTATGCCGGTCTTATCTTAGTGTATTTTATTATGTCTTTTGTAGGGTATTTCAAATGGAAAAACCTTATGGCTTAG